One Fibrobacter sp. UBA4297 DNA window includes the following coding sequences:
- a CDS encoding sugar transferase — protein sequence MERILLILSDFAALSICFALAFWVQFHSGLIVDKFDPSKTFASYWQYGLVLNIGWLTLFAFAGLYRSWLLLSRTHQVLRVLRAVVIGVVLIIVCLFGAEFMGKVFTNQPLNEGYLYGSRFPWIFIYGGLAIMLVALFRMLIYVFLRALLRKGYGANNILVLGATEAGKKIARDLARTPARGQRVVGFVDERYQVLPKKFAKVPVLGKYSDLPALVKKYKVSGIIIAHESTSPQEIMRVLVWVCELPLHIYIVPELYSVVNGRFKANLVYGFELQELFAFTMPPWQVRVKRIIDIAFGLFLGLLSLPVCLFAAIAIKLDDHGPVFYSQERIGLYGKPFTVYKFRTMRTDAEKFGAQWATKKDPRITRIGRFLRKTRIDELPQILCVLKGDMSMVGPRPERAVFIGKLREQIPFYISRLKMKPGLTGWAQVCHHYDTSIEDVQIKLQYDMYYYENMSLLLDFQILVRTVYVVLTGKGAQ from the coding sequence ATGGAACGAATTCTCTTAATCCTCTCGGATTTTGCAGCTTTGTCGATTTGCTTCGCCTTGGCGTTTTGGGTTCAGTTCCATAGTGGCCTTATCGTAGACAAGTTCGACCCGAGCAAGACGTTCGCTAGCTATTGGCAGTACGGGCTTGTCTTGAATATTGGGTGGCTTACCTTGTTTGCCTTTGCCGGATTGTATCGTTCCTGGCTTTTGTTATCAAGAACACACCAGGTGCTGCGTGTTCTTCGCGCTGTTGTAATCGGTGTGGTCTTGATTATAGTTTGTCTATTCGGTGCCGAGTTCATGGGGAAGGTCTTTACGAACCAGCCGCTCAATGAAGGCTACCTCTATGGCTCCCGGTTCCCGTGGATTTTTATTTACGGCGGACTTGCAATTATGCTTGTCGCCCTGTTCCGTATGCTCATCTATGTCTTCTTGCGGGCTTTGCTCCGTAAGGGCTATGGGGCGAACAACATCCTCGTGCTTGGCGCTACTGAAGCGGGTAAAAAGATTGCCCGTGACTTGGCGAGGACTCCGGCTCGTGGTCAGCGTGTTGTCGGCTTTGTCGATGAACGCTACCAGGTCTTGCCGAAAAAGTTTGCGAAGGTTCCTGTTCTCGGCAAGTATTCTGATTTGCCTGCACTTGTCAAGAAGTACAAGGTGAGTGGCATTATCATTGCGCACGAAAGTACGTCTCCGCAAGAGATTATGCGCGTGCTCGTCTGGGTTTGTGAACTCCCGCTCCATATTTACATTGTTCCTGAATTGTATAGCGTTGTGAATGGACGCTTTAAGGCGAACCTTGTTTACGGTTTTGAGCTGCAGGAACTTTTTGCGTTTACAATGCCGCCTTGGCAGGTTCGCGTCAAGCGCATTATCGATATTGCTTTTGGTTTGTTCCTCGGGCTTTTGTCGCTCCCGGTTTGCCTATTTGCAGCCATTGCAATCAAGCTCGATGACCATGGTCCGGTTTTCTATTCGCAGGAACGTATTGGTCTTTATGGCAAGCCGTTTACGGTCTACAAGTTCCGCACGATGCGTACCGATGCCGAAAAGTTCGGTGCCCAGTGGGCGACCAAGAAGGACCCGCGCATTACACGAATTGGCCGCTTCTTGCGCAAGACCCGCATTGATGAACTTCCGCAGATTCTTTGTGTTTTGAAAGGCGACATGAGCATGGTGGGCCCGCGTCCGGAACGTGCCGTGTTTATTGGTAAGCTCCGTGAACAGATTCCGTTCTACATCAGCCGCCTCAAGATGAAACCGGGCCTCACGGGCTGGGCTCAGGTTTGCCACCATTACGATACGAGCATCGAAGACGTGCAAATCAAGCTCCAGTACGATATGTACTATTACGAGAATATGAGCTTGCTTTTGGACTTCCAGATTCTTGTACGAACAGTTTACGTTGTTTTAACCGGAAAAGGCGCACAGTAA
- a CDS encoding homoserine dehydrogenase codes for MLRIGLIGTGTVGGGVIQILEQKIAEYKEKLGVELELSCICAKSEEEVAPYKAKGYKVSTNADEMIAGDDIDVLVELAGGYNMPRKWILAALESGKHVVTANKALLAKYGHEIFPLAAKKGLHVLFEAAVGGGIPIIRSLQEGFVGSTVESLSCIINGTCNYILSRMAEEGLDFDVVLKDAQKLGFAEADPTFDIEGIDSAHKTALLASLCSGKRVDFEKIHVTGISKITAQDIAFAKELGCCVKLLGIYHRDGDRVDARVHPCFVPNTNLLSNVNGVINAVYLKCDNLGETVQTGAGAGRLPTASAVVADLVSLARSTDQGSRKALPMGWFNVENSATLVPISETSARYYLRFTSRDACGVLAKITKILADNNISIETIIQKNVNDPGKVSIVVITEKTLDSKLSKAVDAVNSLSEIVEKSQVIRFLA; via the coding sequence ATGTTGCGTATTGGTTTAATTGGCACGGGTACCGTTGGTGGTGGTGTCATTCAGATTCTTGAACAGAAGATTGCCGAATATAAGGAAAAGCTTGGCGTTGAGTTGGAACTCTCCTGCATTTGCGCCAAGTCCGAAGAAGAAGTGGCCCCGTACAAGGCCAAGGGCTACAAGGTCTCGACCAATGCCGACGAAATGATTGCTGGCGACGATATTGACGTGCTCGTGGAACTCGCCGGTGGCTACAACATGCCGCGCAAGTGGATTCTCGCTGCTCTCGAAAGCGGTAAGCACGTGGTGACGGCCAACAAGGCTCTCCTCGCCAAGTACGGTCACGAAATTTTCCCGCTTGCTGCTAAGAAGGGCTTGCATGTCCTGTTCGAAGCTGCTGTTGGCGGTGGCATTCCTATTATCCGTAGCCTGCAGGAAGGTTTCGTTGGCTCTACGGTCGAAAGCCTGAGCTGCATCATTAACGGTACTTGCAACTACATCTTGAGCCGCATGGCCGAAGAAGGTCTCGACTTCGACGTCGTCCTGAAGGATGCACAGAAACTCGGCTTTGCCGAAGCAGACCCGACTTTCGATATCGAAGGTATCGACTCCGCCCACAAGACGGCCCTCCTTGCTAGCCTTTGCAGTGGCAAGCGCGTGGACTTCGAAAAGATCCACGTCACCGGTATTTCCAAGATTACCGCCCAGGATATCGCATTTGCTAAGGAACTTGGCTGCTGCGTGAAGCTCCTCGGTATCTACCACCGTGACGGTGACCGCGTGGACGCCCGCGTCCATCCGTGCTTTGTCCCGAACACGAACTTGCTCTCTAACGTGAACGGCGTCATCAATGCTGTTTACCTCAAGTGCGACAACCTCGGCGAAACGGTCCAGACTGGAGCCGGTGCAGGCCGCCTTCCGACCGCATCTGCAGTCGTGGCCGACCTTGTGAGCCTCGCTCGTTCTACCGACCAGGGCAGCCGCAAGGCACTCCCGATGGGCTGGTTCAACGTCGAAAACTCTGCAACGCTCGTTCCTATCTCCGAAACTAGCGCCCGCTACTACCTCCGCTTCACGTCCCGTGACGCTTGCGGTGTGCTCGCCAAGATTACGAAGATCCTTGCAGACAACAACATCTCTATCGAAACGATTATCCAGAAGAACGTGAACGACCCGGGCAAGGTGTCCATCGTCGTGATTACGGAAAAGACTCTCGATAGTAAGCTTTCCAAGGCTGTCGATGCTGTGAATTCTCTTTCCGAAATCGTTGAGAAGAGCCAGGTCATCCGCTTCCTCGCTTAA
- a CDS encoding sugar transferase, with translation MEQENINPTIGSILNEQKLKNIVYPARLFKARLNEEFLRANRTRKPFLFIKIYSHQFDMLGWGRPSKIVENTWKISVLTMFSHLRFIDVLGYLSDNSGIGIILLNSDMSTLENIRKEILHKLNDAGLIQALRHKPKAPIFQAYLYTGYQEKDNLEMDDKLKEFNSTNGSFFTLNRLNLSDIWVHPHKIRFRHIIKRIVDVTCTSAALIVLSPLLLFCALAVKISDPKGPIIFKQTRVGKNGALFTMYKFRSMYADAEERKKELMAMNETGGKTFKMKNDPRIYPFGHVLRKFSLDELPQLINILKGDMSIVGPRPPIPSEVAEYEPWHRMRLSVTPGLTCIWQVSGRSNIPFEGQMRLDNDYIRRDGKLVDDFKLILKTFKVVFKGDGAY, from the coding sequence ATGGAACAGGAAAACATCAATCCGACAATTGGTTCGATTCTAAACGAACAAAAGCTAAAGAATATCGTTTACCCAGCCCGACTCTTCAAGGCTAGGTTGAACGAGGAATTTCTCCGCGCCAACCGAACACGCAAGCCATTCCTGTTCATCAAAATTTATTCGCACCAGTTCGACATGCTTGGTTGGGGCCGCCCTTCGAAGATTGTCGAAAACACTTGGAAAATTAGCGTACTTACAATGTTCTCGCACCTGCGATTCATTGACGTGCTAGGGTACCTCTCCGACAATAGCGGTATCGGCATCATTCTTTTGAATTCCGACATGAGTACGCTTGAAAACATCCGTAAAGAAATCCTACACAAGCTCAACGACGCAGGCCTTATCCAGGCGCTCCGTCACAAGCCCAAGGCTCCGATTTTCCAAGCATACCTTTACACCGGCTACCAGGAAAAGGACAACCTTGAAATGGATGACAAGCTGAAGGAATTCAACAGCACCAACGGAAGTTTCTTCACGCTCAACCGTTTGAACCTTTCTGACATCTGGGTGCACCCGCACAAGATTCGCTTCAGGCACATCATCAAGAGAATTGTGGACGTCACCTGCACATCCGCAGCATTGATTGTACTTTCCCCGCTTCTTCTATTCTGCGCACTCGCCGTAAAAATCAGCGACCCGAAAGGTCCTATTATTTTCAAGCAGACGCGCGTAGGCAAGAACGGCGCGTTGTTCACCATGTACAAGTTCCGCAGCATGTACGCTGACGCCGAAGAACGCAAAAAAGAACTTATGGCCATGAACGAAACTGGCGGCAAGACCTTCAAGATGAAGAACGACCCTCGCATTTACCCGTTCGGTCATGTCCTCCGCAAGTTCAGCCTCGACGAACTGCCGCAGCTCATCAACATTCTCAAAGGCGATATGTCCATTGTCGGACCTCGCCCGCCTATTCCGTCCGAAGTGGCCGAATACGAACCGTGGCACCGCATGCGTCTTTCCGTGACTCCGGGACTCACCTGCATTTGGCAGGTCAGCGGCCGCAGCAATATTCCATTCGAAGGACAGATGCGCCTCGACAACGACTACATCCGCCGAGACGGAAAGCTAGTCGATGACTTCAAGCTCATCCTCAAGACGTTCAAGGTCGTGTTCAAGGGCGACGGCGCATACTAG
- a CDS encoding glycoside hydrolase family 30 beta sandwich domain-containing protein, with amino-acid sequence MKKFLLSTALLASSALAATVTVNPSAAAQKVTGFGGASVYYQSWLKNLPVEDQEAIFDTAFTGLNLSLLRVGNWYQDEDATKLQDDIDIVKAAKKRLGDHMKIQMSSWSAPGKLKPSGSLNGNDGHSKSDKTLKKANGDAYGAYAYTDFANWWKRSLDAYTAAGITPDYISLQNEPDMEAEYEETLFEPTETNEIAGYKEALNAVYDAVKGKTKLLGPEPLGIGYSNFEKYAKELDANKLDGYAYHLYHAGDGNDNSGNNYLDPENFRKPMKAIADIYGIGNKPIIMTEFCPMLDEPREKDMLGLAQIMQIGFTDGRLSGYIAWQLFWGHHSQMIGICPGAGWDLDGSGRYVCEEAGFKIFPEYHAMRHYSKFVNPGSSVIATATAETNLKTVAFLSASGDSITTVLINSGNAAIQLDNPAIAGYGVITAVQSKENGFKSKNITVASCTVLPARSITTLVYKKGATASTVATCKDETTDPTYTEPVIVPTADIVIVDYTATTDVSTWQAISDKLSPVTYGTTAIDGIAGYASVPLAGCDQSEESCGYQNQLLNISTEGAKALASCASLVITMRSQGSSDAYVNVGGAAGGSWVDYEYGKLAAGSKWSETKVSLKKEGENGSTALTFNSESAGIYIAKIVATGCTGDGSAIKTIRRLATNDNKMQVMIFDLNGNLVWKGIKSEALNDNGTLKPGIRQGAYILKTKSNAQRVFKK; translated from the coding sequence ATGAAGAAATTTTTGCTCTCTACGGCGTTGCTCGCCTCTAGCGCCCTTGCTGCAACCGTAACAGTCAACCCAAGTGCAGCAGCCCAAAAAGTAACAGGTTTCGGTGGCGCAAGCGTTTACTACCAAAGCTGGCTTAAAAACCTCCCTGTCGAAGACCAAGAAGCTATTTTTGACACAGCATTTACCGGCCTTAACCTTTCCCTGCTCCGCGTCGGCAACTGGTATCAAGATGAAGATGCCACGAAATTGCAGGACGATATTGACATTGTCAAGGCAGCCAAGAAACGTCTCGGCGACCACATGAAGATCCAGATGTCCAGCTGGTCCGCTCCGGGCAAACTCAAACCAAGCGGAAGCCTCAATGGCAATGATGGTCACTCCAAATCCGACAAGACCTTGAAAAAAGCAAACGGCGACGCCTACGGCGCTTATGCCTACACAGACTTTGCCAACTGGTGGAAGAGAAGCCTTGACGCTTATACCGCAGCAGGGATCACTCCGGACTACATCAGCCTCCAGAACGAGCCCGACATGGAAGCAGAATACGAAGAAACTCTCTTCGAACCGACAGAAACTAATGAAATTGCCGGTTACAAGGAAGCCTTGAACGCCGTCTACGATGCTGTGAAGGGCAAAACCAAACTTCTCGGCCCTGAACCGCTCGGCATCGGCTACAGTAACTTTGAAAAGTACGCCAAGGAACTTGACGCAAACAAGCTCGACGGTTACGCCTACCACCTTTACCACGCCGGTGATGGCAACGACAACTCTGGCAACAACTACCTTGACCCGGAAAACTTTCGCAAGCCCATGAAGGCTATCGCCGACATCTACGGTATTGGCAACAAGCCCATCATCATGACGGAATTCTGCCCCATGCTCGACGAACCACGCGAAAAGGACATGCTCGGCCTTGCCCAGATTATGCAAATCGGCTTTACCGACGGTCGCCTTTCCGGCTACATTGCATGGCAGCTTTTCTGGGGCCACCATTCCCAAATGATTGGCATCTGCCCAGGTGCAGGCTGGGATTTGGACGGCAGTGGCCGATATGTTTGTGAAGAAGCTGGCTTCAAAATTTTCCCGGAATACCACGCCATGCGTCACTATTCCAAGTTCGTGAATCCGGGTTCTAGCGTTATAGCTACAGCAACCGCCGAAACAAACCTCAAGACGGTCGCCTTCCTCAGTGCTAGCGGAGATTCCATTACGACGGTCCTCATCAACTCGGGCAATGCCGCCATCCAGCTTGATAATCCAGCAATCGCAGGCTACGGCGTCATCACCGCGGTACAATCCAAGGAAAACGGATTCAAAAGCAAGAACATCACCGTCGCAAGCTGCACTGTTCTCCCGGCACGATCCATCACAACACTCGTCTATAAGAAAGGCGCCACAGCATCCACAGTCGCCACATGTAAGGACGAAACGACTGACCCGACCTACACCGAACCGGTTATAGTTCCAACAGCCGACATCGTAATTGTCGATTACACGGCAACAACTGATGTTTCTACATGGCAAGCCATAAGCGACAAGCTCTCCCCGGTCACCTACGGCACGACCGCCATCGACGGCATCGCAGGCTACGCAAGCGTACCGCTCGCCGGCTGTGACCAGTCCGAAGAATCTTGCGGCTACCAGAACCAGCTCTTGAACATCAGCACCGAAGGCGCCAAGGCACTAGCCTCTTGCGCAAGCCTCGTGATAACCATGCGCAGTCAAGGCTCCTCTGATGCATACGTGAACGTGGGCGGTGCCGCAGGCGGAAGCTGGGTTGATTACGAATACGGTAAGCTCGCCGCTGGTTCCAAGTGGAGCGAAACTAAAGTTTCCCTCAAAAAAGAAGGCGAAAACGGTTCTACCGCTCTTACCTTCAACAGTGAATCCGCAGGCATCTACATCGCAAAGATTGTTGCAACCGGCTGCACCGGTGATGGTTCCGCCATCAAGACTATCCGCCGCCTAGCGACCAATGACAACAAGATGCAAGTCATGATTTTTGACCTAAACGGCAACCTTGTGTGGAAAGGCATCAAGAGCGAAGCGCTCAACGACAACGGAACGCTCAAGCCGGGCATCCGCCAAGGCGCCTACATTTTGAAGACAAAGTCCAACGCCCAGCGCGTCTTCAAGAAGTAA